ACGATGGCTATCGCCAACCGTGTTCGAATTGGATGTCACACTGTCCGTCTGCATTATATTAGGCAGTGTATTTTCCTGAAAACGTTGGGATAGCGTTGTATTGTTGCTATGGCTAAAACTATAGCTACCGTAAACAGTCAGTTTATCATTAAAGTCTTTGCGGTAATTCAGTCCTATGGAACCAATTTTTGTCAAACCGTCCGATCCACCAAACATGCCGCCACCGCGACGGCCACCGCCACCTTGGCCACGACGTGCACCACCGCCTACAGTACTAAAATCAAATAATGGCGCATTGGTATTATTCAAATTTCCCAGCACCGAAATTTGTTCGCCTTCACGCATTCCCATCCACATCCCTGTAGCTTGGTAACGGTCTTCGGTTCCCACGCCTGCTCGTAGTGTAGTCATGTGTCCCGTATTGTATTTGGGGTCAATCTGGATATTTAATACCTTTTCCGAATCACCGTTTTTATTGCCAGTGACATTGGCCATATCACCATAATCATCAATGACCTGCATCTTTTGGATAATATTTGCAGGTAGATTTTGGGTAGCAGTCTTTACATCTCCACCAAAAAAGTCCTTACCATTAATACGAACCCGTTTTACGGATTCACCTTGTGCCGTTACATTACCGTCTTTATCAACCTCTACGCCTTGCAACTTCTTCAAAGCGTCTTCCGCAACGGCGCCATCGCGGAGCTTTAGATCTTTCATGGTGTATTCCAGGGTATCACTTTTAACAACGACAGTAGGGACACCATCAACCACAACTTCCTGCAGCATCTGTGAATTCTGTTGTAAAGTTAAACTTGGAATTATATATTTTGACTCGCCTTTGGGAATACTAAATTCCTTTTCAAAACGCTCGAAGCCTAAGTTTGAAACGGTAATTTTAAAGGTATCGGATTTGATCTTATCAAAGATAAAAATCCCCGCCATATTGGATCCTGTAGTCATGGAATCCAACTTTGATGTCAACTTCACCGTTGCACCGGCGACAATTCGATTCTTGTCATCTTTCAAGATTCCCTGCACGCTCTTCGTCTGGCCATAAACGGTCCATCCCATCAGCATACTAAACAAAAAAAGCATAAAGCCTCTCATAACACGTATTTTTATATTTCTATAATTGATAAATCTTCGACACTAAAATTATTGCTCAAGTTTAATGTTGAAACCATATGGCCTACACCAGAACAAACTTTTGTTTTGCCAATGAAAATTACTTCAGCATTAATAGTTCAGTGCTCTAAATCTTTACAAAAGAAGACATTATTAGTGTTAATTAATGTAAATGGCCAATATTCACACAGAAGTTACAATAGATTAGTGTAAATTTATTTGTATTTTCGGCTATTTTAAGGGCGGAACATGTTATTATCATATTATCAGGAGCAGTGGATAGAGGCGGGTTGTGACGAAGCAGGCAGGGGTTGTTTGGCGGGACCTGTTTTCGCGGCAGCTGTAATTTTTCCAACAGACTATTACCACGATCTCCTTAACGACTCTAAACAACTTAGTGAGAAAAAAAGGATGATATTGCGGCCAATTATCGAACGCGAAGCTCTCGCATTTGCTGTTGCTAGTGTTTCGGCTGAAGAAATAGATCGCATAAACATCCATAATGCAAGCTACTTAGCCATGCACAAGGCGCTTGATCTCTTAAAGACCAAAGCGGAGTATATCATCGTTGACGGAAATAAGTTTATTCCCTATCAAC
The Sphingobacterium multivorum genome window above contains:
- a CDS encoding ribonuclease HII gives rise to the protein MLLSYYQEQWIEAGCDEAGRGCLAGPVFAAAVIFPTDYYHDLLNDSKQLSEKKRMILRPIIEREALAFAVASVSAEEIDRINIHNASYLAMHKALDLLKTKAEYIIVDGNKFIPYQQIPHTCIVKGDGKYLSIAAASILAKTYRDEYMDNIAVDYPHYDWLNNKGYPTVKHRSAVLAHGSTPHHRKSFRITDPQLKLF